Proteins encoded in a region of the Frondihabitans sp. 762G35 genome:
- a CDS encoding Gfo/Idh/MocA family protein, giving the protein MTASPSENLRVAVVGAGMMGADHVARITSTISGAEVVAVVDPDTARATAAAATAPGAITAVDFEEALGTTEIDAVIVATPGFLHEAVLLPALDRGLAILCEKPLTTDEAASLRVLEAEQRLGRPHIQVGFMRRFDRGYQDLRALVASGEHGALLALHCAHRNATTPPSYSEEMLILDSVIHEIDVVPFVVGEPIVAVEVKKPRRNSLAPEGLPEPQIVILETVSGTMAIVEINVNVQFGYQVTTDAVFESGVASIGRESGIDVTTGGRTGRAVPPTFKERFGAAYDTQVQRWVDAARRGTIDGPSAWDGYLASVVATAGVAAQKTGRRVEVEYALAKPAFYDLPGAVAPALERA; this is encoded by the coding sequence ATGACCGCCTCCCCGTCCGAGAACCTCCGCGTCGCCGTCGTCGGCGCCGGCATGATGGGCGCCGACCACGTTGCGCGCATCACCTCGACCATCAGCGGGGCGGAGGTCGTCGCCGTCGTCGATCCCGACACCGCGCGGGCCACCGCTGCGGCCGCCACAGCACCCGGAGCGATCACCGCGGTCGACTTCGAGGAGGCGCTCGGCACCACCGAGATCGACGCCGTCATCGTCGCGACCCCGGGCTTCCTCCACGAGGCCGTGCTCCTGCCCGCCCTCGACCGCGGTCTCGCGATCCTCTGCGAGAAGCCCCTGACCACCGACGAGGCGGCCTCGCTCCGCGTCCTCGAGGCGGAGCAGCGACTCGGCCGGCCGCACATCCAGGTCGGCTTCATGCGCCGCTTCGACCGGGGCTACCAAGACCTCCGCGCCCTCGTCGCTTCCGGCGAGCACGGCGCGCTCCTCGCCCTCCACTGCGCGCACCGCAACGCGACGACGCCGCCGAGCTACTCGGAGGAGATGCTGATCCTCGACTCCGTGATCCACGAGATCGACGTCGTGCCCTTCGTCGTCGGCGAGCCGATCGTCGCCGTCGAGGTGAAGAAACCGCGCCGCAACTCCCTCGCCCCGGAGGGCCTCCCGGAGCCCCAGATCGTGATCCTCGAGACCGTGTCGGGCACGATGGCCATCGTCGAGATCAACGTCAACGTCCAGTTCGGCTACCAGGTCACCACCGACGCCGTGTTCGAGAGCGGCGTCGCCTCCATCGGCCGCGAGTCCGGCATCGACGTCACCACCGGCGGCCGCACCGGCCGAGCGGTCCCACCGACGTTCAAGGAGCGCTTCGGGGCCGCCTACGACACGCAGGTGCAGCGCTGGGTCGACGCGGCCCGCCGCGGCACGATCGACGGTCCCAGCGCCTGGGACGGCTACCTGGCCAGCGTCGTCGCGACGGCGGGCGTCGCGGCGCAGAAGACCGGACG